In the genome of Candidatus Goldiibacteriota bacterium HGW-Goldbacteria-1, one region contains:
- a CDS encoding aldo/keto reductase, which produces MGAGENMKYKKLGGSNLEISTIGLGMFATGGEGWKFAWGPQDDNETINAVNASLDCGINWVDTAPAYGLGHAETVLGKAIKGKRDKLYIFTKCGRVWDDKGDMSAVLDKESVIKECDDSLKRLDIDCIDLYQIHWPQPDEKIEEAWEAICDLKKAGKIKYAGVSNFNGAQMKRVQDIAPVTSLQPPYSLMRREAAVDFKFCEENNIGIIVYSPMAKGLLSGKYNKDNVSAFAETDHRKNDDMFKGDNLEKALRLVELMKPMAVIRGCEVSNIAVAWTLSNSAVTGAICGARSAKQAKTNAVSADITLTREELNLLNS; this is translated from the coding sequence ATGGGAGCGGGGGAAAATATGAAATATAAAAAACTTGGCGGAAGTAATCTTGAAATATCCACAATAGGGCTTGGTATGTTTGCCACGGGAGGAGAAGGGTGGAAGTTTGCGTGGGGGCCGCAGGATGACAATGAAACTATTAACGCTGTTAACGCTTCGCTTGACTGCGGAATTAACTGGGTGGATACCGCGCCCGCGTACGGGCTTGGCCACGCGGAAACAGTCCTTGGAAAAGCAATTAAGGGCAAACGAGATAAGTTATATATTTTCACCAAGTGCGGAAGGGTGTGGGATGATAAGGGCGATATGTCCGCGGTACTTGATAAAGAATCTGTAATAAAAGAGTGCGATGACAGTTTAAAAAGGCTTGATATTGATTGCATAGACCTTTATCAGATACACTGGCCGCAGCCCGATGAAAAAATTGAAGAGGCGTGGGAAGCGATATGTGATTTGAAAAAAGCGGGTAAGATAAAATACGCGGGCGTGTCAAATTTTAACGGGGCTCAGATGAAACGCGTGCAGGATATCGCGCCGGTAACATCGCTGCAGCCGCCGTACAGTTTAATGCGCCGTGAAGCGGCGGTGGATTTTAAGTTCTGTGAAGAAAACAATATAGGAATTATAGTTTATAGCCCGATGGCAAAAGGGCTATTATCAGGCAAGTATAACAAGGATAATGTATCGGCGTTTGCTGAAACGGACCACAGAAAAAATGATGATATGTTCAAGGGTGATAATTTAGAAAAAGCATTACGTCTTGTTGAACTGATGAAACCAATGGCGGTTATCAGGGGATGCGAAGTCTCCAATATCGCGGTGGCATGGACGCTTTCAAACAGCGCCGTCACAGGCGCTATCTGCGGGGCGCGCAGCGCCAAACAGGCAAAGACAAATGCCGTATCTGCGGATATTACGCTTACGCGGGAAGAATTAAATTTATTAAACAGCTGA